One Lycium barbarum isolate Lr01 chromosome 5, ASM1917538v2, whole genome shotgun sequence genomic window carries:
- the LOC132639584 gene encoding uncharacterized protein LOC132639584, which yields MNVNNDMYRQVVPGSVNHSIQLVEEEDPIGPKEEMEKDPEEDPTEPDEPMEEDPEENPEWEPEHNLVMEIDPEKSPEYTLAGYPGEELEVLSEYRPVVHGIEEGPEYELEAGWEIEIEIDPEEEPEYGPGPDYDPAYDGDDNDGPIWP from the coding sequence ATGAATGTCAATAATGACATGTACAGGCAGGTAGTTCCGGGTTCAGTAAACCATTCAATACAGCTGGTAGAAGAGGAAGATCCGATAGGGCCGAAAGAAGAGATGGAAAAGGATCCAGAAGAAGATCCGACAGAGCCAGATGAACCAATGGAAGAGGATCCAGAAGAAAATCCAGAATGGGAACCAGAGCATAATCTGGTAATGGAGATAGATCCAGAGAAATCACCTGAGTATACTCTAGCAGGATATCCAGGGGAGGAACTAGAGGTGCTATCTGAATACAGGCCTGTAGTACATGGCATAGAGGAGGGACCCGAGTATGAACTAGAGGCAGGTTGGGAGATAGAGATAGAGATAGACCCAGAGGAAGAACCTGAGTATGGCCCTGGGCCCGATTATGATCCAGCATATGATGGGGATGACAATGACGGCCCGATATGGCCCTAG